Proteins encoded by one window of Nicotiana tabacum cultivar K326 chromosome 10, ASM71507v2, whole genome shotgun sequence:
- the LOC142165255 gene encoding secreted RxLR effector protein 161-like, which yields MTVPELDKLIGISEDQLLEDVGKYMKLIATLLYMTMSRPDIPFSVQTLSQFMQQPKKSHWNEVRLCYLIKYGESPVSWKFKNQSTISKSSAEAEYMSMASVISEIVWITTLL from the exons ATGACAGTTCCTGAACTTGATAAGTTGATTGGAATATCAGAAGATCAGTTGTTGGAAGATGTAGGGAAATATATGAAGCTCATTGCAACGTTGTTGTATATGACCATGTCTAGGCCAGACATTCCTTTCTCAGTGCAGACCCTCAGTCAATTTATGCAACAACCAAAAAAGTCCCATTGGAAT GAAGTCAGGTTATGCTATCTAATTAAGTATGGGGAATCTCCAGTTTCATGGAAATTCAAGAATCAAAGCACAATTTCTAAAAGCTCAGCTGAAGCTGAGTATATGAGCATGGCCAGTGTAATCTCAGAGATTGTTTGGATAACAACTTTACTATAG